Proteins from a genomic interval of Geodermatophilus obscurus DSM 43160:
- a CDS encoding PQQ-binding-like beta-propeller repeat protein, with protein sequence MRPPVRVWAWTAAVLALVVAWALLWRGSDAAATDSTTAAPADVPTGTPAGAVSAAWSAPTTPTGGAARATVDGGRVVVGDEHGVRALGVDSGEEAWRYTRANARLCDWTVVGGRVVAVFGTEDRCDEAVALAVDTGVRAWTRNLDLRPDAVLSSTEGIVLATSPTGVLTLDPVGDSIRWRAAPDEGCTFADGDVGDAGVAVLQTCGGSVQVRLLDGYDGTPLWTRDVAGGTTLAAEQALVVAGDDGVQLLAGADGAPLGPPVAEAADEVLATGVGTSALVWADGTLTVVDQGTGAVSWRTPATGLPAGTVDGALLAAGTSVPVPEGDAVVLRDLATGDELQRVGTPGLDAGGLVTVTGPVVVHQLPDRVTAHR encoded by the coding sequence ATGCGTCCGCCGGTGCGGGTGTGGGCGTGGACGGCGGCCGTCCTCGCGCTGGTCGTCGCCTGGGCCCTGCTGTGGCGGGGCTCGGACGCGGCCGCCACCGACAGCACCACCGCAGCACCGGCCGACGTCCCCACCGGGACGCCGGCCGGTGCCGTCTCCGCCGCCTGGTCCGCCCCGACGACGCCGACCGGCGGCGCGGCCCGCGCGACCGTGGACGGCGGCCGCGTGGTCGTCGGCGACGAGCACGGGGTGCGCGCGCTCGGGGTCGACAGCGGCGAGGAGGCCTGGCGCTACACCCGCGCCAACGCCCGGCTCTGCGACTGGACAGTCGTCGGCGGCCGCGTCGTCGCCGTCTTCGGCACCGAGGACCGCTGCGACGAGGCGGTCGCGCTCGCCGTCGACACCGGCGTGCGGGCCTGGACCCGCAACCTCGACCTGCGCCCCGACGCGGTGCTCTCCAGCACCGAGGGCATCGTGCTGGCGACCAGCCCGACCGGCGTGCTCACCCTCGACCCGGTCGGCGACAGCATCCGCTGGCGGGCCGCTCCGGACGAGGGCTGCACGTTCGCGGACGGCGACGTCGGCGACGCGGGCGTCGCCGTCCTGCAGACCTGCGGCGGGTCTGTGCAGGTGCGCCTGCTCGACGGCTACGACGGCACCCCGCTGTGGACCCGGGACGTGGCCGGGGGGACGACGCTGGCTGCCGAGCAGGCGCTCGTGGTCGCCGGGGACGACGGCGTGCAGCTGCTCGCCGGTGCCGACGGCGCCCCGCTCGGTCCGCCCGTCGCGGAGGCCGCGGACGAGGTGCTCGCGACCGGCGTCGGCACCAGCGCGCTCGTGTGGGCCGACGGCACGCTGACCGTCGTCGACCAGGGCACCGGCGCGGTCTCCTGGCGCACCCCGGCCACCGGCCTGCCCGCCGGCACCGTCGACGGTGCGCTGCTCGCCGCGGGGACGTCGGTCCCGGTGCCCGAGGGCGACGCCGTCGTCCTCCGCGACCTCGCCACCGGCGACGAGCTGCAGCGCGTCGGCACCCCCGGACTGGACGCCGGTGGGCTGGTCACCGTGACCGGCCCGGTCGTCGTCCACCAGCTGCCCGACCGCGTCACCGCTCATCGCTGA
- a CDS encoding alpha/beta fold hydrolase: MVMPGGPDDSAPVSIAPDDLRQLAEHDARHRAFEGGAGPLAALDTGGSGERGTVLLVAGFTGSKEDFAPLLRPLCAAGYRVVALDQRGQFESPGPDDPARYSVAELAGDLVAVARQLRAEGPATLHLVGHSFGGLVSRAAVLAEPAAFTTLTLLGSGPSRLGGTRAQLLEHLAPLLDEGGVPLVHETLEQLAMTDPRAQLVPEPTREFLARRFLANSAAGLRGMADAMTSEPDRVAELAATGVPVLVAHGAADDAWTPAVQEDMARRLGARHEVIAGAIHSPAIENPSRTCAVLLDFWASVPAPADAAGALR; encoded by the coding sequence ATGGTGATGCCCGGCGGCCCGGACGACAGCGCTCCCGTCTCCATCGCGCCCGACGACCTCCGCCAGCTGGCCGAGCACGATGCGCGGCACCGCGCGTTCGAGGGCGGCGCGGGTCCGCTGGCGGCGCTGGACACCGGGGGGAGCGGGGAGCGCGGCACCGTCCTGCTGGTCGCGGGCTTCACCGGCAGCAAGGAGGACTTCGCGCCGCTGCTGCGCCCGCTGTGCGCCGCCGGGTACCGCGTCGTCGCCCTCGACCAGCGGGGGCAGTTCGAGTCCCCGGGGCCCGACGACCCGGCGCGCTACTCGGTCGCCGAGCTGGCCGGCGACCTCGTCGCCGTCGCGCGGCAGCTGCGTGCCGAGGGCCCGGCCACCCTGCACCTGGTCGGGCACTCCTTCGGCGGCCTGGTCAGCCGGGCCGCCGTCCTGGCCGAGCCGGCGGCGTTCACCACGCTCACCCTGCTCGGCTCCGGCCCCTCCCGGCTGGGAGGCACCCGGGCGCAGCTGCTGGAGCACCTCGCCCCACTGCTGGACGAGGGCGGCGTGCCCCTGGTGCACGAGACGCTCGAGCAGCTGGCGATGACCGACCCCAGGGCCCAGCTGGTGCCGGAGCCGACCCGTGAGTTCCTGGCCCGGCGGTTCCTCGCCAACAGCGCCGCGGGCCTGCGCGGCATGGCCGACGCGATGACCAGCGAGCCCGACCGGGTCGCGGAGCTCGCCGCGACCGGCGTCCCGGTGCTGGTGGCGCACGGCGCCGCGGACGACGCGTGGACGCCGGCCGTGCAGGAGGACATGGCGCGCCGGCTCGGCGCCCGGCACGAGGTCATCGCCGGCGCGATCCACTCCCCCGCCATCGAGAACCCGTCCCGCACGTGTGCGGTCCTGCTCGACTTCTGGGCCTCCGTGCCGGCTCCGGCAGACGCGGCCGGGGCGCTCCGGTGA
- a CDS encoding MGMT family protein: MRAVSPVAPGGPSSPGSSPLDVDEAVFDVVERIPAGRVSTYGAVGRLVGVGPRRVARALAQGGGAVPWHRVVRADGSAAQAVRVEQLGLLAAEGVPVRNGRVDLAAVGWP, encoded by the coding sequence GTGCGTGCTGTGAGCCCGGTGGCGCCCGGTGGACCGTCGTCCCCGGGCTCCTCGCCGCTGGACGTCGACGAGGCCGTCTTCGACGTCGTCGAGCGGATCCCGGCCGGCCGGGTCAGCACCTACGGCGCCGTCGGGCGGCTGGTCGGCGTGGGGCCGCGGCGGGTCGCCCGCGCGCTGGCGCAGGGTGGGGGAGCGGTGCCGTGGCACCGGGTGGTTCGCGCCGACGGCTCGGCCGCCCAGGCGGTCCGGGTCGAGCAGCTCGGGCTGCTGGCCGCCGAGGGCGTGCCGGTGCGCAACGGCCGGGTCGACCTGGCCGCCGTCGGCTGGCCCTGA
- a CDS encoding TIGR03086 family metal-binding protein, with the protein MPDFAPTELIALFQRAQAAFTDRVDAVGPEQWDDEALPGWTVADLVAHLVSEALWVPPLLAGEPFDLIDGRFPDDTSDLLGDDPLTGWESAADGALAAFAQDRALLHTVHLSRGPVSAGEYIEEMTADLTVHSWDLARATHGDTELDPALVTAALVVADRLPETGVPGLFDPPLDVPRTAPPQVRLLGRYGRRG; encoded by the coding sequence ATGCCCGACTTCGCCCCGACCGAGCTGATCGCGCTCTTCCAGCGCGCTCAGGCCGCGTTCACCGACCGCGTCGACGCGGTCGGGCCGGAGCAGTGGGACGACGAGGCGCTGCCCGGCTGGACGGTCGCCGACCTCGTCGCGCACCTGGTGTCCGAGGCGCTGTGGGTGCCCCCGCTGCTGGCCGGGGAGCCGTTCGACCTCATCGACGGCCGCTTCCCCGACGACACCAGCGACCTGCTGGGAGACGACCCGCTGACCGGCTGGGAGTCCGCCGCCGACGGCGCGCTGGCCGCCTTCGCGCAGGACCGGGCGCTGCTGCACACCGTCCACCTGTCCCGCGGGCCGGTCTCGGCCGGGGAGTACATCGAGGAGATGACCGCCGACCTGACGGTGCACTCCTGGGACCTCGCCCGGGCCACGCACGGCGACACCGAGCTGGACCCGGCGCTGGTCACGGCGGCCCTCGTCGTCGCCGACCGGCTCCCCGAGACGGGTGTGCCCGGCCTGTTCGACCCGCCGCTGGACGTGCCGCGGACCGCTCCGCCGCAGGTCCGTCTGCTGGGGAGGTACGGCCGCCGGGGCTGA
- a CDS encoding DUF3107 domain-containing protein, with translation MEVKIGVQHSPRELVIDSPKTPDEIAAEVAKAMSGATKDGLLTLVDDRGRRVLVPVDRIAYVEIAQADQRRVGFIAGA, from the coding sequence GTGGAAGTCAAGATCGGTGTCCAACACTCCCCCCGGGAGTTGGTCATCGACAGCCCCAAGACCCCCGACGAGATCGCTGCCGAGGTGGCGAAGGCCATGTCCGGCGCGACCAAGGACGGCCTGCTGACGCTGGTCGACGACCGTGGTCGCCGGGTGCTCGTCCCCGTCGACCGCATCGCCTACGTGGAGATCGCGCAGGCCGACCAGCGGCGCGTGGGCTTCATCGCGGGCGCCTGA
- a CDS encoding TetR/AcrR family transcriptional regulator, whose protein sequence is MHVSRSAPAPVRRSSRLPRGARRAQLLQAAQEVFVAQGYHAAAMDEIADRAGVSKPVLYQHFPGKRELYLALLEQQVTSLTDRVREAMEGTDDNRTRVNGAVGAYFDFINADGAAFRLVFESDLNNDEDVRELADRGHRACVEAIGEVIAADTGLDRERALLLASGLTGLSETSARWWLPRKGTVSRDEAVSLLTALAWRGISGFPRVEGGEGTAR, encoded by the coding sequence ATGCACGTATCCCGGTCAGCGCCCGCGCCCGTCCGCCGCTCGTCCCGTCTGCCGCGGGGCGCCCGCCGCGCGCAGCTGCTGCAGGCCGCGCAGGAGGTGTTCGTCGCCCAGGGCTACCACGCCGCGGCGATGGACGAGATCGCCGACCGGGCCGGGGTCAGCAAGCCCGTGCTGTACCAGCACTTCCCGGGCAAGCGGGAGCTCTACCTGGCGCTGCTCGAGCAGCAGGTCACCTCGCTCACCGACCGGGTGCGCGAGGCGATGGAGGGCACCGACGACAACCGCACCCGCGTCAACGGGGCCGTCGGCGCCTACTTCGACTTCATCAACGCCGACGGCGCCGCGTTCCGGCTGGTCTTCGAGTCCGACCTGAACAACGACGAGGACGTCCGCGAGCTGGCCGACCGCGGCCACCGGGCCTGCGTGGAGGCCATCGGCGAGGTCATCGCCGCCGACACCGGCCTGGACCGGGAGCGGGCGCTGCTGCTCGCCTCGGGCCTGACCGGGCTGTCCGAGACGAGCGCCCGCTGGTGGCTGCCCCGCAAGGGCACCGTGTCCCGCGACGAGGCGGTGTCGCTGCTGACCGCGCTGGCCTGGCGCGGCATCTCCGGCTTCCCGCGGGTCGAGGGCGGCGAGGGCACGGCGCGCTGA
- a CDS encoding ferritin-like fold-containing protein: MDAVDQQAVVDLLGVLSYAELTAFDRLAEDARLAPTLDGRAALARMAAAEIDHHCRLTARLTELGAEPTAAMRPFVPALDAFHETTRPRTWLEGLVKAYVGDGLASEFYREIAGFLPEPDRGLILDVLADTGHADFAVREVRAAIATDRTLSGRLALWGRRLVGEAMRQAQAVIAERDQLAALILEGTGDLSGIGRLVERITSAHTERMKTLGLNP, from the coding sequence GTGGACGCGGTCGACCAGCAAGCCGTCGTCGACCTGCTGGGCGTGCTGTCCTACGCCGAGCTGACCGCCTTCGACCGGCTGGCCGAGGACGCGCGGCTCGCGCCCACCCTGGACGGCCGGGCCGCGCTGGCGCGGATGGCGGCCGCGGAGATCGACCACCACTGCCGGCTGACCGCGCGCCTCACCGAGCTCGGCGCCGAGCCGACCGCGGCGATGCGCCCGTTCGTCCCCGCGCTGGACGCCTTCCACGAGACCACCCGGCCGCGCACCTGGCTGGAGGGGCTGGTCAAGGCCTACGTCGGGGACGGCCTGGCCTCGGAGTTCTACCGGGAGATCGCCGGCTTCCTGCCCGAACCGGACCGGGGGTTGATCCTCGACGTCCTCGCCGACACCGGGCACGCCGACTTCGCCGTCCGCGAGGTGCGGGCGGCGATCGCGACCGACCGCACGCTCTCCGGCCGGCTGGCCCTGTGGGGACGGCGACTGGTGGGCGAGGCCATGCGGCAGGCGCAGGCCGTGATCGCCGAACGCGACCAGCTCGCCGCGCTGATCCTCGAGGGCACCGGCGACCTGAGCGGCATCGGGCGGCTGGTCGAGCGGATCACCAGCGCGCACACCGAGCGGATGAAGACCCTCGGCCTGAACCCCTGA
- the moeZ gene encoding adenylyltransferase/sulfurtransferase MoeZ: MSLPPLVEPAADLTIDEVRRYSRHLIIPDVGMDGQKRLKNAKVLAVGAGGLGSPVLMYLAAAGVGTLGIVEFDVVDESNLQRQIIHGRSDVGRSKAESARDSITEINPYVDVRLHETRLDSDNVMEIFSQYDLIVDGTDNFATRYLVNDACVLLGKPYVWGSIYRFDGQVSVFWNEHGPNYRDLYPVPPPPGMVPSCAEGGVLGVLCATIGAIQATEAVKLITGIGETLLGRLMVYDALEMTFRTIKVRKDPEGEPITGLIDYETFCGVVSDEAQQAAAGSTITVDELKDMMDAGKDFELIDVREPNEYEIVSIPGATLIPKDEILSGRALAQLPQDKPIVLHCKTGVRSAEVLAAVKNAGFSDAVHVQGGVTAWATRIDKTLPTY, encoded by the coding sequence GTGTCCCTGCCACCCCTGGTGGAGCCCGCCGCCGATCTCACGATCGACGAGGTCCGCCGGTACAGCCGGCACCTGATCATCCCGGACGTCGGGATGGACGGTCAGAAGCGGCTGAAGAACGCCAAGGTGCTCGCCGTCGGCGCCGGCGGCCTCGGTTCGCCCGTGCTGATGTACCTGGCTGCGGCCGGGGTCGGGACGCTCGGCATCGTCGAGTTCGACGTCGTCGACGAGTCGAACCTGCAGCGCCAGATCATCCACGGCAGGTCCGACGTCGGCCGGTCCAAGGCCGAGAGCGCGCGCGACTCCATCACGGAGATCAACCCCTACGTCGACGTCCGCCTGCACGAGACGCGGCTGGACAGCGACAACGTGATGGAGATCTTCAGCCAGTACGACCTCATCGTCGACGGCACCGACAACTTCGCCACGCGCTACCTGGTCAACGACGCGTGCGTGCTGCTGGGCAAGCCCTACGTCTGGGGCTCGATCTACCGGTTCGACGGCCAGGTCTCGGTCTTCTGGAACGAGCACGGCCCGAACTACCGCGACCTCTACCCGGTGCCCCCGCCCCCCGGCATGGTGCCCAGCTGCGCCGAGGGCGGCGTGCTCGGCGTCCTGTGCGCGACCATCGGCGCCATCCAGGCCACCGAGGCGGTCAAGCTCATCACCGGCATCGGCGAGACGCTGCTCGGCCGGCTGATGGTCTACGACGCCCTGGAGATGACCTTCCGCACCATCAAGGTGCGCAAGGACCCGGAGGGCGAGCCGATCACCGGGCTCATCGACTACGAGACCTTCTGCGGTGTCGTCTCCGACGAGGCCCAGCAGGCCGCCGCCGGCTCGACGATCACCGTCGACGAGCTCAAGGACATGATGGACGCCGGCAAGGACTTCGAGCTGATCGACGTCCGGGAGCCCAACGAGTACGAGATCGTGTCGATCCCCGGCGCCACGCTCATCCCCAAGGACGAGATCCTCTCCGGCCGGGCGCTGGCGCAGCTGCCGCAGGACAAGCCGATCGTGCTGCACTGCAAGACCGGCGTCCGCTCGGCCGAGGTGCTCGCCGCGGTGAAGAACGCGGGCTTCTCCGACGCCGTGCACGTCCAGGGTGGCGTGACGGCCTGGGCGACGCGCATCGACAAGACGCTGCCCACCTACTGA
- a CDS encoding alpha/beta fold hydrolase, translating into MPDGPDASAADGHLSRPARLSTVRLPSTDRIPPPWPGEQVAVRGGEVFVRRTPWTGPVDGAAAGAPRERALYVHGLGGASTNWTDLAALLAVRFDGWALDLPGFGRSRPPARSSYSVRGHVAAVVDVLEQIVAEPGEAAGRPVHLLGNSLGGLVALFVAASRPDLVATLTLVSPAMPVYRVPGAFNRTLLLLLLPGIPALAERRLSGVTPEQQVRGMVQVCFGDPRRVPRARLDQALVEMRERAGQPWATRALTRSMRGLITSYLRVGPGNAWRLARSLRPPTLVVWGDRDRLVDPALAPRLAAAVPDARLQVLGGVGHVAMLEAPEPAARAVLALAEDAAAAAVHDQARAS; encoded by the coding sequence GTGCCCGACGGTCCCGACGCCAGCGCCGCGGACGGACACCTCAGCCGGCCGGCCCGCCTGTCGACGGTCCGGCTGCCGAGCACCGACCGCATCCCGCCGCCGTGGCCGGGGGAGCAGGTCGCCGTCCGCGGGGGAGAGGTGTTCGTCCGGCGGACGCCGTGGACCGGCCCGGTGGACGGCGCGGCCGCGGGTGCGCCGCGGGAGCGGGCGCTCTACGTGCACGGGCTCGGCGGCGCCTCGACCAACTGGACCGACCTCGCCGCGCTGCTCGCCGTCCGCTTCGACGGCTGGGCGCTGGACCTCCCCGGCTTCGGCCGCTCGCGACCGCCGGCGCGCAGCTCCTACTCGGTCCGCGGGCACGTGGCGGCGGTCGTCGACGTCCTGGAGCAGATCGTCGCCGAGCCCGGGGAGGCCGCCGGCCGGCCGGTGCACCTGCTGGGCAACTCGCTCGGCGGCCTGGTCGCGCTGTTCGTCGCGGCCAGCCGCCCGGACCTGGTCGCCACCCTGACCCTCGTGTCGCCGGCGATGCCGGTCTACCGCGTGCCGGGCGCCTTCAACCGCACGCTGCTGCTGCTCCTGCTGCCCGGGATCCCGGCACTGGCCGAGCGCCGGTTGTCCGGCGTGACGCCCGAGCAGCAGGTCCGCGGGATGGTGCAGGTGTGCTTCGGCGATCCGCGCCGGGTGCCGAGGGCGCGGCTGGACCAGGCGCTGGTGGAGATGCGCGAGCGCGCCGGGCAGCCGTGGGCGACGCGGGCGCTGACCCGCAGCATGCGCGGCCTGATCACCTCCTACCTGCGCGTGGGCCCGGGCAACGCCTGGCGGCTGGCCCGGTCGCTGCGCCCGCCGACGCTGGTGGTCTGGGGAGACCGCGACCGACTGGTCGACCCCGCCCTCGCACCGCGGCTGGCCGCCGCCGTCCCGGACGCGCGCCTGCAGGTCCTGGGGGGCGTCGGGCACGTCGCCATGCTGGAGGCCCCCGAGCCGGCGGCGCGGGCGGTGCTGGCACTGGCCGAGGACGCCGCGGCGGCGGCCGTGCACGACCAGGCGCGCGCCTCCTGA
- a CDS encoding DUF3152 domain-containing protein, with the protein MPPPAARRAEPQQPPRFADTNPVVTRSESPSRAEHPRVRRVVATDRTPGRVPAEPRTGGTRVVVTGRTRSGATGGGGGRFRRFVTRWGWRAYAIPLLALATVVTLVDLASGGAGTSGSATAAPTPSAEAPRTAEAVAEPSATPTAPAEIDAAPAEAPETAVGAPGFVQQGAGSVTVVPGTSQVQGTGPLQRFVVEVEDGIEVDGPSFAAAVEETLGDPRSWGNGGRMSFQRVGQEEAAAGDYAFKVTLISPGNMERYCPGVGTGGYTSCRYGDRAVINLARWATAVPDYEGDIPTYRHYVVNHEVGHALGNGHQECPGPGRPAPVMQQQTLGLEGCAKNAWPYP; encoded by the coding sequence GTGCCCCCGCCCGCCGCCCGCCGCGCCGAGCCGCAGCAGCCCCCGAGGTTCGCCGACACCAACCCGGTGGTGACCCGGTCGGAGTCCCCCAGCCGCGCCGAGCACCCCCGGGTCCGCCGTGTCGTCGCCACCGACCGCACGCCCGGGCGGGTCCCCGCCGAGCCCCGCACCGGGGGGACCCGCGTCGTCGTCACGGGCCGCACCCGGTCGGGGGCCACCGGTGGCGGAGGCGGCCGGTTCCGCCGGTTCGTGACCCGGTGGGGCTGGCGCGCCTACGCCATCCCGCTGCTCGCCCTGGCGACCGTGGTCACCCTCGTGGACCTCGCGTCCGGCGGCGCCGGCACGAGCGGGTCGGCCACCGCTGCGCCGACGCCCTCGGCCGAGGCCCCCCGCACAGCCGAGGCGGTCGCCGAGCCCTCGGCGACGCCCACGGCGCCGGCCGAGATCGACGCCGCACCGGCCGAGGCGCCCGAGACCGCCGTGGGCGCCCCCGGCTTCGTCCAGCAGGGCGCCGGGAGCGTGACCGTCGTCCCCGGCACCTCGCAGGTCCAGGGGACCGGGCCGCTGCAGCGCTTCGTCGTCGAGGTCGAGGACGGCATCGAGGTAGACGGGCCGTCGTTCGCCGCAGCGGTCGAGGAGACGCTGGGAGACCCGCGGTCGTGGGGCAACGGCGGGCGGATGTCGTTCCAGCGGGTCGGCCAGGAGGAGGCCGCGGCCGGCGACTACGCGTTCAAGGTGACGCTGATCAGCCCCGGCAACATGGAGCGGTACTGCCCCGGCGTCGGCACCGGCGGGTACACCTCCTGCCGGTACGGCGACCGGGCCGTCATCAACCTGGCCCGCTGGGCGACCGCCGTTCCGGACTACGAGGGCGACATCCCCACCTACCGGCACTACGTGGTGAACCACGAGGTCGGCCACGCGCTCGGCAACGGGCACCAGGAGTGCCCCGGACCCGGCCGGCCGGCACCGGTCATGCAGCAGCAGACCCTCGGGCTCGAGGGCTGCGCCAAGAACGCCTGGCCGTACCCCTGA
- a CDS encoding DEAD/DEAH box helicase — protein MYLCADDRWRRCPAGSPPGSTPRCGPVSAGRVGAGTDPATPDRDWCDSGAIAPRSRSPSRPEARALTSTENTPTTPELEHAETGAPAPQQLEQIVEELGGAPVAEDAPLFSDFDVHPDVVAALAEAGITRTFAIQELTLPLALAGNDLIGQARTGTGKTLGFGVPMLQRVVPPAEGGDGVPQALVVVPTRELCVQVSRDLATAGSKRGIRVQAIYGGRAFEPQVAALQAGVEIVVGTPGRLLDLAQRGDLILGKVKVLVLDEADEMLDLGFLPDIERILAMVPDKRQTMLFSATMPGPIVTLSRSFMTQPTHIRAHGNDEGSTVPQTTQFIYRAHNLDKPELLSRVLQARDRSLVMVFCRTKRTAQKVADELVERGFAAAAVHGDLGQGAREQALRAFRSGKVDVLVATDVAARGIDVTGVSHVVNYQCPEDEKTYLHRIGRTGRAGSEGVAVTLVDWDDIPRWQLINKALELDFTDPPETYSTSPWVYSDLDVPEGATGRLPRSQRTREGLDAETVEDLGETGKRTRSGGGPGASRGPGREDDEKPEGARKSRPRRRTRGSGAAAAGAAAADAPAEVPAGEATATGESPARKRRRRRRGGSGRGSAEPAA, from the coding sequence GTGTATCTGTGCGCTGACGACCGCTGGAGACGGTGCCCCGCGGGGTCTCCTCCCGGGTCGACACCGAGGTGTGGCCCGGTTTCTGCTGGCCGCGTCGGCGCTGGAACCGATCCCGCGACACCCGACCGGGACTGGTGCGACAGCGGCGCGATCGCGCCCCGGAGCCGGTCCCCCAGCAGACCAGAGGCGAGAGCACTGACCTCCACCGAGAACACCCCTACCACCCCCGAGCTCGAGCACGCCGAGACCGGCGCCCCCGCGCCCCAGCAGCTCGAGCAGATCGTCGAGGAGCTCGGCGGCGCCCCTGTCGCCGAGGACGCGCCGCTGTTCAGCGACTTCGACGTCCACCCCGACGTCGTCGCGGCGCTGGCCGAGGCCGGCATCACCCGGACCTTCGCCATCCAGGAGCTCACCCTCCCGCTCGCGCTGGCCGGCAACGACCTCATCGGCCAGGCCCGCACCGGCACCGGCAAGACCCTCGGCTTCGGCGTCCCGATGCTGCAGCGCGTCGTCCCGCCGGCCGAGGGTGGCGACGGCGTCCCGCAGGCGCTGGTCGTCGTCCCCACCCGTGAGCTGTGCGTGCAGGTCTCCCGCGACCTGGCCACCGCCGGCAGCAAGCGCGGCATCCGAGTGCAGGCCATCTACGGCGGCCGCGCCTTCGAGCCGCAGGTCGCCGCGTTGCAGGCCGGCGTCGAGATCGTCGTCGGCACCCCGGGCCGGCTGCTCGACCTGGCCCAGCGGGGCGACCTGATCCTGGGCAAGGTCAAGGTGCTGGTCCTCGACGAGGCCGACGAGATGCTCGACCTGGGCTTCCTGCCCGACATCGAGCGGATCCTGGCCATGGTCCCGGACAAGCGGCAGACCATGCTGTTCTCCGCGACGATGCCCGGCCCGATCGTGACCCTGTCGCGGTCGTTCATGACCCAGCCGACGCACATCCGCGCCCACGGCAACGACGAGGGCTCGACCGTCCCGCAGACGACCCAGTTCATCTACCGGGCGCACAACCTGGACAAGCCCGAGCTGCTCTCCCGCGTCCTCCAGGCACGCGACCGGAGCCTGGTCATGGTCTTCTGCCGCACCAAGCGCACCGCGCAGAAGGTCGCCGACGAGCTGGTCGAGCGCGGGTTCGCCGCCGCCGCCGTGCACGGCGACCTCGGCCAGGGTGCGCGCGAGCAGGCGCTGCGCGCGTTCCGCAGCGGCAAGGTCGACGTCCTGGTGGCCACCGACGTCGCCGCCCGCGGCATCGACGTCACCGGCGTCAGCCACGTCGTGAACTACCAGTGCCCCGAGGACGAGAAGACCTACCTGCACCGGATCGGCCGCACCGGCCGGGCCGGCAGCGAGGGCGTCGCCGTCACGCTGGTCGACTGGGACGACATCCCCCGGTGGCAGCTGATCAACAAGGCGCTGGAGCTGGACTTCACCGACCCGCCGGAGACCTACTCCACGTCGCCGTGGGTGTACTCCGACCTGGACGTGCCCGAGGGCGCGACCGGCCGGCTGCCCCGCTCGCAGCGCACCCGCGAGGGGCTGGACGCCGAGACCGTCGAGGACCTCGGCGAGACCGGCAAGCGCACCCGCTCCGGCGGCGGCCCCGGCGCGAGTCGTGGCCCGGGCCGTGAGGACGACGAGAAGCCGGAGGGCGCCCGCAAGAGCCGTCCGCGCCGGCGCACCCGGGGCAGCGGTGCCGCCGCGGCCGGCGCCGCGGCCGCGGACGCCCCCGCGGAGGTGCCGGCCGGCGAGGCCACCGCGACCGGTGAGTCCCCGGCCCGCAAGCGCCGCCGGCGTCGTCGCGGCGGGTCCGGCCGGGGTTCGGCCGAGCCCGCCGCCTGA